Proteins encoded by one window of Myxococcus guangdongensis:
- a CDS encoding TetR/AcrR family transcriptional regulator has translation MSEAKTPDTGRRSERSHQAILKAVVELVGEQGYTRLTIEAIAARAGVGKQTIYRWWPTKGALVLDAFAALMGDVAPLPDTGDVVADLKGVIRATVAELGAPRFEVPSRALTAESQMDPALAKQFVDTLLRPNLEVTKERLRAAQKAGQVARDVDLDVAVELFFGPLFHRWLLRTAPLTESYADTVVDYALAALRPRKTPGGRG, from the coding sequence ATGAGTGAGGCGAAGACGCCGGACACGGGGCGGCGCAGTGAGCGCTCGCACCAGGCCATCCTGAAGGCGGTGGTGGAGCTGGTGGGGGAGCAGGGGTACACGCGGCTGACCATCGAGGCCATCGCCGCGCGGGCAGGGGTGGGCAAGCAGACCATCTACCGCTGGTGGCCCACCAAGGGCGCGCTGGTGCTGGATGCCTTCGCCGCGCTGATGGGGGACGTCGCGCCGCTGCCGGACACGGGCGACGTGGTGGCGGACCTGAAGGGCGTGATTCGGGCCACCGTCGCGGAGCTGGGCGCGCCTCGCTTCGAGGTGCCCTCGCGCGCGCTCACCGCGGAGTCACAGATGGACCCGGCGCTGGCGAAGCAGTTCGTGGACACGCTGCTGCGGCCGAACCTGGAGGTCACCAAGGAGCGGCTGCGCGCGGCGCAGAAGGCGGGGCAGGTGGCTCGGGACGTGGACCTGGACGTCGCCGTGGAGCTGTTCTTCGGGCCGCTGTTCCACCGCTGGCTGCTGCGCACCGCGCCGCTCACCGAGTCGTACGCGGACACGGTGGTGGACTACGCCCTGGCCGCGCTGCGCCCCCGGAAGACACCGGGGGGCAGGGGCTGA